A genomic window from Streptomyces broussonetiae includes:
- a CDS encoding ATP/GTP-binding protein, with protein sequence MSPRRNRPKAAGSSGRSAEDDPAGRYGGWQSTESWQGEEWSVRHVAGASAQGKTYRCPGCDQLIASGVPHVVAWPEYAGVDDRRHWHKACWNAKDRRTTRVQRPRNAPKF encoded by the coding sequence GTGTCCCCGCGTCGCAACCGACCGAAGGCAGCCGGCTCGTCGGGTCGCAGCGCCGAGGACGACCCCGCCGGCCGGTACGGCGGGTGGCAGTCGACCGAGAGCTGGCAGGGCGAGGAGTGGAGCGTGCGTCATGTCGCCGGGGCGAGCGCGCAGGGCAAGACCTACCGCTGCCCGGGCTGCGACCAGCTGATCGCCTCCGGTGTCCCGCACGTCGTGGCCTGGCCCGAGTACGCGGGCGTGGACGACCGCCGGCACTGGCACAAGGCGTGCTGGAACGCGAAGGACCGCCGCACCACGCGGGTGCAGCGGCCCCGTAACGCGCCGAAGTTCTGA
- a CDS encoding ABC transporter permease → MSTPQPPMPQAHSAPGWQPVPGGPYPGYTSPIPVVRTHLGHALTSEWTKIKSVRSTMWTLGVFVVLVVGIGLLAGATVSHSSSQMDDQNPLQLGFFGLLLGTICIITLGVLTTASEYGTGMIRTTMTACPSRGRVLAAKAIVFFALAFVITLAAASFVAMVQNSMVHGNGARTPTGSEWFKATVGVSLYLALLGLLSLLIGSILRHSAGAITIMIGVVLAPLVIALFMFSASLHKVREWLLEYSIPNQMSVFYANSLSNSGPSGWEPLWIMLGVTAAAGAGAYALLRGRDV, encoded by the coding sequence ATGAGCACCCCCCAGCCCCCGATGCCGCAGGCCCACTCCGCGCCCGGCTGGCAGCCGGTGCCCGGCGGGCCGTACCCCGGTTACACCTCGCCGATCCCGGTCGTGCGCACCCACCTCGGGCATGCGCTGACCTCCGAGTGGACGAAGATCAAGTCGGTGCGGTCCACGATGTGGACGCTCGGTGTGTTCGTGGTCCTCGTCGTCGGCATCGGCCTGCTGGCCGGCGCCACGGTCAGCCACTCCTCCTCGCAGATGGACGACCAGAACCCGCTGCAGCTCGGCTTCTTCGGGCTGCTGCTCGGCACCATCTGCATCATCACGCTCGGCGTGCTCACCACCGCCTCCGAGTACGGCACCGGCATGATCCGTACGACGATGACGGCGTGCCCGAGCCGCGGCCGGGTGCTGGCCGCGAAGGCGATCGTGTTCTTCGCCCTCGCCTTCGTGATCACGCTGGCCGCCGCGTCCTTCGTGGCCATGGTCCAGAACTCCATGGTGCACGGCAACGGCGCGCGCACCCCCACCGGCAGCGAGTGGTTCAAGGCCACCGTCGGCGTGAGCCTCTACCTGGCCCTGCTCGGCCTGCTGTCGCTGCTCATCGGCTCGATCCTGCGGCACTCGGCGGGCGCCATCACCATCATGATCGGCGTGGTGCTGGCCCCGCTGGTGATCGCGCTGTTCATGTTCTCCGCGTCGCTGCACAAGGTGCGCGAGTGGCTGCTGGAGTACTCGATCCCGAACCAGATGAGCGTGTTCTACGCCAACTCCCTGAGCAACTCCGGCCCGTCGGGCTGGGAGCCGCTGTGGATCATGCTCGGCGTGACCGCGGCGGCCGGCGCGGGCGCCTACGCGCTCCTGCGCGGCCGGGACGTGTGA
- a CDS encoding ABC transporter ATP-binding protein, with amino-acid sequence MIEAVGLTKRYGDKTAVYNLSFQVRPGAVTGFLGPNGSGKSTTMRMILGLDNPTAGSVTIGGHPYRRLPNAPRQVGALLDAKAVHGGRSARNHLLSLAQLSGIPARRVDEVLGVVGLQNVAKKRSKGFSLGMGQRLGIAAALLGDPQVLLFDEPVNGLDPEGILWVRNLMKALAAEGRTVFVSSHLMSEMALTADHLIVIGRGQLLADMSVTDFISANSADFARVRTPDTEPQLREKLTSALTEAGGHVLPEQDGALRVTGLPLPRISDLAHGADVRLWELSPHQASLEEAYMRMTQGAVDYRSTIDQKAGLQQPLPPGAQPPMPVPGQGQPGWYAPPPPQQGAQPVPGGPAAPSGPAAPAGPYGAAQPGPYGAPGTPGAPAANPYAPQQVQTPGTAPQAAPAPQGQAPGAAPAAPPVPQQAPAAAPAPADLTKPEDAR; translated from the coding sequence TGCGGATGATCCTCGGGCTGGACAACCCCACGGCCGGCTCGGTGACCATCGGCGGCCACCCCTACCGCAGGCTGCCCAACGCGCCCCGCCAGGTCGGCGCGCTGCTGGACGCCAAGGCCGTGCACGGCGGCCGGAGCGCCCGCAACCACCTGCTGAGCCTCGCCCAGCTGTCGGGCATCCCGGCCCGGCGCGTGGACGAGGTGCTCGGCGTCGTGGGCCTGCAGAACGTGGCCAAAAAGCGCTCCAAGGGCTTCTCGCTCGGCATGGGCCAGCGCCTCGGCATCGCCGCCGCGCTCCTCGGCGATCCGCAGGTGCTGCTGTTCGACGAGCCGGTCAACGGCCTCGACCCCGAGGGCATCCTCTGGGTCCGCAATCTGATGAAGGCACTCGCGGCCGAGGGCCGTACCGTCTTCGTCTCCTCGCACCTGATGAGCGAGATGGCGCTGACCGCCGACCACCTGATCGTCATCGGGCGCGGCCAGCTGCTCGCCGACATGAGCGTGACGGACTTCATCTCGGCCAACTCCGCCGACTTCGCGCGCGTGCGCACCCCGGACACCGAGCCGCAGCTGCGCGAGAAGCTGACCTCCGCGCTCACCGAGGCCGGCGGCCACGTCCTGCCGGAGCAGGACGGCGCGCTGCGCGTGACCGGCCTGCCGCTGCCCCGGATCAGCGACCTCGCGCACGGGGCGGACGTGCGGCTGTGGGAGCTGTCGCCGCACCAGGCCTCGCTGGAGGAGGCGTACATGCGGATGACGCAGGGCGCCGTGGACTACCGCTCGACCATCGACCAGAAGGCGGGCCTGCAGCAGCCCCTGCCGCCCGGTGCGCAGCCGCCGATGCCGGTGCCCGGACAGGGCCAGCCGGGCTGGTACGCCCCGCCGCCGCCCCAGCAGGGCGCCCAGCCCGTCCCCGGCGGGCCGGCGGCCCCGTCCGGCCCGGCGGCCCCCGCAGGCCCGTACGGCGCCGCCCAGCCGGGTCCGTACGGCGCTCCGGGCACTCCGGGCGCCCCGGCTGCCAACCCGTACGCCCCCCAGCAGGTCCAGACGCCGGGCACCGCCCCGCAGGCCGCCCCTGCCCCGCAGGGCCAGGCCCCGGGCGCGGCCCCGGCCGCACCGCCCGTCCCGCAGCAGGCGCCCGCCGCCGCTCCCGCCCCCGCCGACCTGACCAAGCCCGAGGACGCCCGATGA